A stretch of DNA from Streptomyces gobiensis:
CCCGGACCTCCGAGGTCAGCTCGGCGAGGGCAGCCCTGTGCTGCTCGGCCCCGGCGTCGTCGTGCTCGAAGCGGGCGATGAACCAGGTGGCGATGTTCGCGGTGACCGTGCCGAGCAGCGCGATGCCCGAGAGCATCAGCCCGACGGCCAGCACCCGGCCCGGGCCGGTGGTCGGCGCGGTATCGCCGTAGCCGACCGTGGTCATGGTGGTGAAGGACCACCACACCGCGTCGCCGAGGGTTTGGATGGTGGCGTCCGGGGAGTCACGCTCGACCTCCAGCACGGCCAACGAGCCGAACATCAGCAGACCGGCGCAGGAGCCCGCGACATAGGTGGTGAGCCGTACCTGAGAGGCCATCCGGGCGCGCTGTCCGGCCAGCAGCAGGGCGGAGACCAGCCGCAGCAGCCGCAACGGCTGGAGTATGGGAAGCAGCACGGCGAGCAGCGACAGCGGGTTGCTGCGGATGAACGCCCAGCGCCGCTCGGCCAGCGTCAGCCGCACCGCGTAATCCACACCGAAGGCCAGCCAGACCGCCCACTCGACGCCCAAACAGAGCTGACGAAGTACTGGTCCGGCGTCGCTGGCCACGACGGGGATGGCGTAGGCCACCCCGAAGAGCACCGCCAGCACCATCAGTGGCGTCTGCGTGCGCCGCTCCCACCGCCGCCGGACCTGCTCATTTCCCATGCCCCGCATCGTAGGGGCGGAGTTCCTTCCCCTAACCCTCCCCTTCCCGAAAACCGGGGGCTTCGCCCCCAGACCCCCACAGTGTTGTGGGCACTCTCCCCCAGCTACCTCCCCCAGACTCCGTCTGGGAGGTGCCCCGAAAACGAACCGTTAGCACGAGCGGGCCGTCCGCGCCCTGTCCCGTGCGACCTCAAAGGCGGCCCGTACGAGGGCCGGACCGGGATGCGCCACCGGAACCGGGTCCGGTTCCGGTGGCGCTACTCCGGCGCAGCGGCCGCAGATCCCCGACTCCTGGCCCCGTGGCAGCGGGTCCCGGCATTCCCCGCACTCGGCAGGCGGCGGCACCGGAGGCACAGGCTTCGCGGGTAGCTTGGCCCGCAACCGGTACGCGGCAATCGCCCCGGGGGCGTGTACGCGCCGGGGCAGCCCGGCCGTCAGCGCATCCCGGATCTCGGCCTCCCCAGCACCGCGTGCGAACCACTCCTCAGCCAGCGGCGCCAGCCGCACGGCCTCGGCCGCCCCAAGCCGCAACCGGGGCTCAACCGCCCCGATGGCGGCCAACACACGGGCGGCGCGCCCGAGTTCGAGCCCGGGCTCGGGAGGGTGGGGAGTGTTCTCCGGGGTGTTTACACCCTTGGGTGAGTCGCCGACAGCCCGGCCCGCTGGCTTACCGGCTGGCAGGATCCTGCCACCCGGCTGCCCTGCGAAAGCGGCGGCGATCTCCTCGTCACTCGTCAGCGCCACATTGGAGACCAGCACCCGGGTCTCCCACCGCCCGGTCTCCGGACACTGCCACTGCCGCGTATGAACGAAGCCCTCATCCACCAGCTGCTGACGGGCCTTACGGATCGCGATCCGCCCCTCCGGCATCTGCTCCCCGATACTCGTGAACGTCTCCCGCGACCCCTCCGGCAACGACAACGCCCACTGCAACATCCGCACAGCCGTACCGTTCAGCCTCGGATGACGGATGATCTCATTCGGAACTTGAGTAAAGAAGCGCGCAGGCGCGATAACATGCCGAAGCATCCCAGGGTCCCTTCTACGACCTTGGCGGTGAAGGCCCTCTTCGATGTTCTCAGCATCGTTGAGGGCCGCTTCACTTCTGTGAGCGAAGCGTGATGACCCGCTCACTCTAGTCACATCACCGGCACCCCGGGCGAATCGGTCAAGATCGGTCAACTTCCGTGCCTCGATGTACAGTTCCGGATTACCAAAGACCAACCCCAGCCCTCATTCGGGTACCAAGGGTCACAAGTGGCCGTTACCAGCGCCTCCGTAACGGAACCTAAGGGGTGTCCTGTAACTGCTGGTCACGGGTGAGATGAAGATCTCCGCGACTTCCGTCTGAAAGACGACGGCTTACATCACACCATGCCCGGCATCGCCCGCCCCCACCACCTTGCCCTCGCCGGATGGGCCCCGGCCACGACAACAGCGACCCACCCGCAACGACTCAAAGATCAGTTACGGGACACCCTAGATTGCGTAAGGATCTTCGTTCATCGAAACGCTGATTCGGCGAAGGGCATCGCGAAGGCTGAAGGGTGCCCCGGTCAGTTCCTCACCCCTGCGGCAAATCTCTGCCAGAAGATTCAGGGTCACGACTGAGGACATCTCACTAACAGCAGGGATTATTTTTCCTGCCTCCTCCTCCGCATCCTTCCAAGCGTGCATTTCGAGGAGACAGGCCAGTAGTCGCACGGAGGCGATGGTTCGGTACCCGACGTGTGCGCCGCTTTCGGGCTCCATGGCCCGTTGAAGAACCGGGATCGCCGCCCGCCACTGCCCGGTTTCGTGGAGTACCCGCCCTTGCTGCCTGTCGATCTCTTTCCCGCTGATCCACCATGCCCAGTTCGGCGAGTCGCCCGGTGCGCTTTCCTGCAGCAAGGAACGTGCACGGTCGAAGGATCGGGTAACTTCCCCGTCACTTGCTGACCCTGCTAGCCCCTGTGCCTCTCTGGCTCGGAAAATGGCCTCAACCCTCGGGGCCAACGGTCCCTGCTCAAGTACGGAACGAGCAATAGCTAGTTCCTCACGGTGGCGCCCAACCCATCCGGCGAGCATCCCCATATTTTGAAGCGTCAGCCGTTCTGTTGAACGATCGCCCGACAGTTTCGCCAGGAATAGGGCTTCCTGGTTGAACCTTCGGGATGCGTCGAACTTCCCCGCGTTGAAGAGTGCCCATCCGGTGATTTCGGCCAACTCTGCCGCTGCGGCTCGAATGTCGCGTTCATGACTAGAATTGTAATCGCATTCGCCGAGCCGCCTGTGAACGGTCTTGAACGCCCTAGCGGCTGCATCAGCGATGGGTAAACCGTTTAGGTCGTTGTCGAGTTCGATCAGTTTTCGGGACGTCTCACGGATG
This window harbors:
- a CDS encoding potassium channel family protein, whose product is MRGMGNEQVRRRWERRTQTPLMVLAVLFGVAYAIPVVASDAGPVLRQLCLGVEWAVWLAFGVDYAVRLTLAERRWAFIRSNPLSLLAVLLPILQPLRLLRLVSALLLAGQRARMASQVRLTTYVAGSCAGLLMFGSLAVLEVERDSPDATIQTLGDAVWWSFTTMTTVGYGDTAPTTGPGRVLAVGLMLSGIALLGTVTANIATWFIARFEHDDAGAEQHRAALAELTSEVRELRAQVALLSAGQPDGHRSHTLKPRTAYEDSGAHAPDG
- a CDS encoding helix-turn-helix domain-containing protein — protein: MSSHGEFGRTVRAELQKRGLSIRAASKAMNYNHAFLSRVLAGKQDPSPELVDSLDALLDAGGALVKRANREHVATNPTLLNGACGDDYAHTIRETSRKLIELDNDLNGLPIADAAARAFKTVHRRLGECDYNSSHERDIRAAAAELAEITGWALFNAGKFDASRRFNQEALFLAKLSGDRSTERLTLQNMGMLAGWVGRHREELAIARSVLEQGPLAPRVEAIFRAREAQGLAGSASDGEVTRSFDRARSLLQESAPGDSPNWAWWISGKEIDRQQGRVLHETGQWRAAIPVLQRAMEPESGAHVGYRTIASVRLLACLLEMHAWKDAEEEAGKIIPAVSEMSSVVTLNLLAEICRRGEELTGAPFSLRDALRRISVSMNEDPYAI